The Arachis ipaensis cultivar K30076 chromosome B07, Araip1.1, whole genome shotgun sequence genome includes a window with the following:
- the LOC107608807 gene encoding anaphase-promoting complex subunit 1 isoform X1 → MEKMSSSIGVRQLTVLGEFKPFGLIAEALDGKVADDAVTDKYEYFLFDPEITRDTDVEDSCDEVSSALTSCGDNELFIRGNRIIWSTGARVFKRFTLRSPVVKVCWCRMGHTAEALLCILQIDCLTIYNNSGEVVSPPLSRAVSSIWPLPFGLLLQQEVEGNIPSRAPFSSTSPLIGARDMFTAPNHMQKGEGNAVCSHLILMDPLDEQEPIFIEDRGKSNVMKEYDEKTIWTSDRVPLMASYNKGKMQHSLWVAEIINSNFDEATACSSNVNPMGVLPKHVSFRRIWHGKGAQMAACKVFMATNDDATPLVCFFHQEQRKLLSVGLQSVEINNEIVFDVKPDMSWIIDAVAAAPVTVTRPRVKVGLLPYSDIIVLAPDNVLLLYSGRQCLCRYVLPSCLNKGQHLYDLKFPETSFPNDLKISGLADAVEGRVNVIVNNRQMFRCALRQSPSSLLANDCITALAEGLSSSFYRHFLGVLWRDGDPAHLSEAKSSVDSEWDSFCHVIMQLCRKSNDTSQKCSGSVAHSAWDFLLNSQFHNNFCKLNSMFGTSGAASLDQKKSNFSKSLVDSRESYEKPFYSDLLVESLDSLHALYENLKFDNLRKRDLELLAILLCNIAEFLGEDNYLDHYIRDFPGLCKKFMLSRPTSSHKICPSLFRWLENCLQHGCNYTNICDLPPLVRRDASSVVSLARQIVSFYSILSGAELQGKNLSSGVHCNISMGSHGSKEELTVLAMVGERFGLQQLDSLPSGISLPLRHALDKCRDSPPNDWPAAAYVLLGRQDLAMSTLSRECKYREIETPTNVNVISMSTPYMLNLHPVTISSTISDAIGLEGTKFEDTDSVDGSMTDGMEHIFNSSTQLRYGRDLRLNEVRRLLCSSRPVAIQTSVSHSASDQDLQQAQLWHLAQRTTSLPLGRGAFTLATIYTLLTEAFTVPKLVLAGRLPAQQNATVNLDPNIRNIQELKSWPEFHNAVAAGLRLAPLQGRMSRTWIIYNKPEEPNSVHAGLLLALGLHGHLRVLSITDIYQYFNQEHESTTVGLMLGLAASYRGTMQPAISKSLYIHIPGRHPSSYPELELPTLLQSAALMSLGILYEGSAHPQTMQALLGEIGRRSGGDNVLEREGHAVSAGFALGLVALGHGEDTLGFINTFVNRLFLYIGGKVQNERSHFSTNSMDENRGSAQMMDGTTINIDVTAPGATVALALMFLKTESEAIVSRLPIPSTYFDLQYVRPDFIMLRVIARNLIMWSRVHPSKDWVLSQIPQVVKCGVEGLGGDGDGDDVDDMDAEAFVQAYVNVVAGACISLGLVFAGTRNGNAQELLYEFAIYFLNEIKPVSPTSSGKVFPKGLSRYIDRVTLETCLHLIVLSLSVVMAGSGHLQTFRLLRFLRSRNCADGQSSYGIQMAVSLATGFLFLGGGMRTFSTNNSAIAALLITLYPRMPTGPNDNRCHLQAFRHLYVLATEARWVQTVDVDTGLPVYAPLDVTIRETEHYAESSFCEVTPCLLPERAILKRIRVCGPRYWPQVIDFAPEDKPWWNFGDKNNPFNSGVLYIKRKVGACSYVDDPIGCQSLLSRAMHKVFGLTSSKASDTISDIHSGSSAATVDQLVSTFSSDPSLIAFAQLCCDPSWYSRSDADFKEFCLQVLFECVSKDRPALLQVYLSLYTTVESMVGQVTTGAVVFGDSLSISAFKLALTYIEALMTQKLSAPKGGIIQSTFVGSLRKQVEELLNGSQELRDDFHKYLKLGTWPNGESQDKRSILLSWFLHWYDVPTSSAIKFAIDRVKPKLMSSSSVPLLHLCFPRTHINVISEIYRCFSS, encoded by the exons ATGGAGAAAATGTCGTCGAGCATTGGCGTCCGTCAATTAACGGTGCTCGGGGAGTTCAAGCCGTTCGGTCTAATCGCCGAAGCACTTGACGGAAAAGTCGCCGACGACGCTGTCACCGACAAGTACGAATATTTCCTGTTCGATCCTGAAATCACGCGTGACACAGACGTCGAAGATAGTTGCGACGAGGTCTCTTCCGCCTTGACCAGTTGCGGCGATAACGAGCTCTTCATCCGAGGCAACCG GATTATTTGGTCGACTGGTGCAAGAGTGTTTAAGAGATTTACCTTGCGGTCACCGGTTGTTAAG gTGTGCTGGTGTCGCATGGGTCATACAGCTGAGGCTCTTCTATGTATATTACAAATTGATTGTTTGACAATCTATAATAACTCTG GTGAAGTAGTATCACCACCACTTTCTCGTGCTGTTTCATCTATATGGCCTCTTCCATTTGGTTTATTACTCCAGCAGGAAGTTGAGGGAAATATACCATCACGTGCACCTTTTTCATCTACAAGCCCTTTGATTGGTGCTCGTGATATGTTTACTGCACCTAATCATATGCAAAAGGGGGAAGGAAATGCAGTATGTTCACATCTGATCCTGATGGATCCATTAGATGAACAAGAA CCGATATTTATTGAAGATCGAGGGAAATCAAACGTAATGAAGGAATATGATGAAAAGACAATTTGGACAAGTGATCGAGTGCCGCTTATGGCATCCTATAATAAAG GAAAGATGCAGCACTCATTATGGGTTGCAGAAATTATCAATTCTAACTTTGATGAGGCAACTGCTTGTTCATCAAATGTAAACCCTATGGGAGTATTACCCAAACACGTGTCCTTTCGTAGAATATGGCATGGAAAGGGAGCTCAAATGGCTGCTTGTAAG GTCTTCATGGCCACTAATGATGATGCAACTCCTCTTGTCTGCTTCTTTCACCAAGAACAAAGAAAGTTGTTGTCTGTTGGGCTTCAGAGTGTTGAGATAAATAATGAGATTGTGTTTGATGTTAAACCTGACATGAGCTGGATCATAGATGCGGTTGCAGCTGCACCTGTGACTGTAACTCGCCCCAG GGTCAAAGTTGGACTACTTCCTTATTCAGATATCATTGTTTTGGCACCGGATAATGTTCTGCTTCTCTAT TCTGGGAGGCAATGTCTGTGTCGATATGTATTACCTTCTTGTTTAAATAAAGGTCAGCACTTGTATGATTTGAAGTTTCCAGAAACATCTTTTCCTAATGACTTAAAGATTAGTGGCCTGGCTGATGCTGTTGAGGGGCGGGTCAATGTAATAGTAAATAATAGGCAG ATGTTTAGATGTGCATTACGACAAAGTCCTTCATCATTATTAGCTAATGACTGCATCACTGCACTTGCTGAGGGGCTTAGTTCTAGTTTCTACAGACATTTTCTTGGTGTTCTCTGGAGAGATGGTGATCCTGCTCATTTATCGGAGGCGAAATCTAGTGTTGATTCAGAATGGGACTCTTTTTGTCATGTGATTATGCAACTGTGCAGAAAATCTAACGATACATCCCAAAAGTGTTCTGGTTCAGTGGCACACTCTGCTTGGGACTTCCTTCTCAATAGCCAATTTCATAATAACTTCTGTAAATTAAACTCCATGTTTGGAACATCGGGTGCGGCATCACTTGATcagaaaaaatcaaatttctctaAATCACTTGTGGACAGTAGAGAGAGTTATGAAAAGCCATTTTATTCGGATCTGCTAGTAGAAAGCCTGGACTCTCTTCATGCATTGTATGAGAACCTGAAATTTGACAATCTTCGGAAGAG GGACTTGGAGCTTCTAGCAATTCTGTTATGCAACATTGCTGaatttcttggtgaagacaattACTTAGACCACTATATTCGAGATTTCCCTGGCCTCTGTAAAAAGTTTATGCTGTCTAGACCCACAAGTTCCCATAAAATTTGTCCAAGTTTGTTCAGATGGCTTGAGAACTGCTTGCAACATGGATGCAATTATACCAATATTTGTGATCTTCCGCCTTTAGTCCGTAGAGATGCAAGTTCTGTGGTTAGCTTGGCCCGACAAATAGTTTCCTTTTATAGTATATTATCTGGTGCAGAATTGCAAGGGAAGAATCTTTCTTCTGGGGTTCACTGTAACATTTCCATGGGATCACATGGTTCAAAGGAGGAGCTTACTGTTTTAGCAATGGTTGGTGAAAGGTTTGGACTTCAACAGTTGGACTCACTTCCATCTGGCATATCACTTCCACTTCGTCAT GCATTAGATAAGTGTCGAGATTCTCCCCCCAATGACTGGCCAGCAGCTGCTTATGTTCTTCTTGGTCGACAAGATTTGGCAATGTCAACTTTATCACGTGAATGCAAGTATAGAGAAATTGAAACACCAACTAATGTGAATGTAATCTCTATGTCCACACCTTACATGCTAAATCTACATCCAGTCACAATATCCTCTACTATATCTGATGCAATTGGATTGGAAGGAACAAAGTTTGAGGATACAGATTCAGTTGATGGGTCTATGACTGATGGTATGGAGCATATTTTTAACTCGAGCACACAATTGCGCTATGGTCGTGATCTGAGATTGAATGAG GTTAGACGCCTTTTATGTTCTTCAAGGCCTGTGGCAATTCAAACATCTGTCAGTCATAGTGCGTCTGATCAGGACCTCCAGCAG GCTCAATTGTGGCATCTTGCTCAAAGGACCACTTCACTTCCTCTTGGACGTGGGGCATTCACTCTTGCAACTATATACACACTATTAACTGAG GCGTTTACAGTTCCCAAGCTTGTACTGGCTGGTCGGTTGCCTGCTCAACAGAATGCGACT GTTAATCTCGACCCCAACATCAGGAACATACAAGAACTCAAGTCTTGGCCTGAATTTCATAATGCTGTTGCTGCTGGACTTAGACTAGCGCCCCTTCAG GGAAGAATGTCAAGAACGTGGATAATATATAACAAGCCTGAGGAACCAAACTCTGTTCATGCTGGACTTCTTCTTGCCCTTGGATTGCATGGGCATCTACGTGTATTAAGTATTACTGACATTTACCAGTATTTTAATCAG GAGCATGAAAGTACTACTGTAGGATTAATGCTTGGTCTAGCAGCTTCTTACAGAGGTACCATGCAACCAGCAATATCAAAG AGTCTTTACATTCACATTCCTGGACGTCATCCTTCTTCTTATCCAGAGTTAGAGCTTCCAACCCTGCTGCAG TCAGCAGCTTTAATGTCTCTTGGGATTTTATATGAAGGTTCTGCTCATCCACAAACAATGCAGGCTTTATTG GGTGAAATTGGGCGCAGAAGTGGGGGTGATAATGTTCTTGAGCGAGAGGGTCATGCCGTTTCTGCTGGATTTGCACTGGGCCTTGTTGCACTGG GACATGGAGAAGATACACTCGGTTTCATCAACACTTTCGTGAATCGTCTGTTTCTTTACATTGGTGGCAAAGTTCAAAAT GAGAGATCTCATTTTTCGACAAACTCAATGGATGAAAATCGTGGCTCTGCACAG ATGATGGATGGGACAACTATCAATATTGATGTAACTGCACCAGGAGCCACCGTTGCCCTTGCTTTAATGTTTCTGAAG ACAGAATCCGAGGCAATTGTGTCTAGGTTGCCAATTCCCAGTACATATTTTGATTTGCAATATGTGAGGCCCGACTTCATAATGCTTCGTGTCATTGCTCGAAATTTGATAATGTGGAGCAG GGTACATCCGTCAAAAGACTGGGTGTTATCTCAAATTCCTCAGGTTGTCAAATGTGGTGTAGAGGGTCTCggaggtgatggtgatggtgatgatgtTGATGATATGGATGCTGAGGCTTTCGTACAGGCTTATGTTAACGTAGTGGCTGGAGCCTGTATATCTCTTG GGCTGGTGTTTGCTGGAACAAGAAATGGAAATGCACAGGAATTACTTTATGAATTTGCTATATACTTTCTGAATGAG aTCAAGCCTGTTTCCCCTACAAGTAGTGGAAAGGTTTTCCCAAAGGGGCTGTCTCGCTACATAGATCGGGTCACATTGGAAACATGCCTTCATCTGATTGTGCTTTCTTTATCTGTG GTTATGGCTGGGTCTGGACACTTGCAGACATTTCGATTGTTGAGATTTCTAAGGAGCAGAAACTGTGCAGATGGGCAATCTAGTTATGGTATTCAGATGGCA GTAAGCTTAGCTACTGGTTTCTTGTTTCTTGGTGGTGGAATGCGAACATTTTCGACAAACAACAGTGCCATAGCAGCCTTGCTCATTACTCTATATCCACGCATGCCCACTGGTCCGAATGATAACAGATGCCACCTTCAG GCATTTCGGCATCTCTATGTGCTTGCTACAGAGGCACGATGGGTTCAAACCGTTGATGTTGACACAGGTCTGCCTGTTTATGCTCCTCTTGACGTCACAATCAGAGAAACTGAACATTATGCTGAATCAAGCTTTTGTGAGGTTACTCCTTGCCTTCTTCCAGAAAGAGCTATT TTGAAAAGAATACGTGTTTGTGGGCCTCGCTACTGGCCTCAAGTAATAGACTTTGCCCCTGAAG ATAAACCTTGGTGGAATTTTGGTGACAAGAATAATCCATTTAATTCTGGTGTTCTGTATATCAAAAGAAAAGTTGGAGCCTGTTCATATGTTGATGATCCCATTGGGTGCCAGTCGCTCTTGTCTCGTGCAATGCACAAG GTGTTTGGCTTGACAAGTTCAAAAGCATCTGATACAATCTCAGACATCCATAGTGGATCTAGTGCTGCCACAGTTGATCAGTTGGTCAGTACCTTCTCATCTGATCCCAGTTTGATTGCTTTTGCACAACTCTGTTGTGACCCCTCTTGGTATAGCAG ATCCGATGCTGATTTCAAGGAATTTTGTTTGCAAGTATTATTTGAGTGTGTGAGCAAGGATAGACCAGCTCTTTTACAG GTATATTTATCATTGTACACAACTGTTGAATCAATGGTTGGCCAAGTTACTACTGGTGCTGTTGTTTTTGGGGACTCACTATCTATATCTGCTTTTAAG CTTGCGCTGACTTATATTGAGGCGTTGATGACTCAGAAATTATCTGCTCCAAAAGGAGGAATCATACAATCAACATTTGTAGGTTCTCTTAGGAAGCAGGTGGAAGAGCTCCTAAATGGTTCTCAGGAGTTGAGGGATGATTttcataaatatttaaaattgggGACATGGCCTAATGGGGAATCCCAAGATAAACGTTCGATACTACTTTCTTGGTTCCTTCATTGGTATGATGTTCCAACTTCATCTGCAATCAAGTTTGCCATTGACAGGGTCAAGCCTAAGCTAATGTCTTCATCTTCGGTTCCGTTGTTGCATCTTTGTTTTCCCAGAACTCATATCAACGTCATTAGTGAAATATATAGATGCTTTTCATCGTAG
- the LOC107608807 gene encoding anaphase-promoting complex subunit 1 isoform X4: MEKMSSSIGVRQLTVLGEFKPFGLIAEALDGKVADDAVTDKYEYFLFDPEITRDTDVEDSCDEVSSALTSCGDNELFIRGNRIIWSTGARVFKRFTLRSPVVKVCWCRMGHTAEALLCILQIDCLTIYNNSGEVVSPPLSRAVSSIWPLPFGLLLQQEVEGNIPSRAPFSSTSPLIGARDMFTAPNHMQKGEGNAVCSHLILMDPLDEQEPIFIEDRGKSNVMKEYDEKTIWTSDRVPLMASYNKGKMQHSLWVAEIINSNFDEATACSSNVNPMGVLPKHVSFRRIWHGKGAQMAACKVFMATNDDATPLVCFFHQEQRKLLSVGLQSVEINNEIVFDVKPDMSWIIDAVAAAPVTVTRPRVKVGLLPYSDIIVLAPDNVLLLYSGRQCLCRYVLPSCLNKGQHLYDLKFPETSFPNDLKISGLADAVEGRVNVIVNNRQMFRCALRQSPSSLLANDCITALAEGLSSSFYRHFLGVLWRDGDPAHLSEAKSSVDSEWDSFCHVIMQLCRKSNDTSQKCSGSVAHSAWDFLLNSQFHNNFCKLNSMFGTSGAASLDQKKSNFSKSLVDSRESYEKPFYSDLLVESLDSLHALYENLKFDNLRKRDLELLAILLCNIAEFLGEDNYLDHYIRDFPGLCKKFMLSRPTSSHKICPSLFRWLENCLQHGCNYTNICDLPPLVRRDASSVVSLARQIVSFYSILSGAELQGKNLSSGVHCNISMGSHGSKEELTVLAMVGERFGLQQLDSLPSGISLPLRHVRRLLCSSRPVAIQTSVSHSASDQDLQQAQLWHLAQRTTSLPLGRGAFTLATIYTLLTEAFTVPKLVLAGRLPAQQNATVNLDPNIRNIQELKSWPEFHNAVAAGLRLAPLQGRMSRTWIIYNKPEEPNSVHAGLLLALGLHGHLRVLSITDIYQYFNQEHESTTVGLMLGLAASYRGTMQPAISKSLYIHIPGRHPSSYPELELPTLLQSAALMSLGILYEGSAHPQTMQALLGEIGRRSGGDNVLEREGHAVSAGFALGLVALGHGEDTLGFINTFVNRLFLYIGGKVQNERSHFSTNSMDENRGSAQMMDGTTINIDVTAPGATVALALMFLKTESEAIVSRLPIPSTYFDLQYVRPDFIMLRVIARNLIMWSRVHPSKDWVLSQIPQVVKCGVEGLGGDGDGDDVDDMDAEAFVQAYVNVVAGACISLGLVFAGTRNGNAQELLYEFAIYFLNEIKPVSPTSSGKVFPKGLSRYIDRVTLETCLHLIVLSLSVVMAGSGHLQTFRLLRFLRSRNCADGQSSYGIQMAVSLATGFLFLGGGMRTFSTNNSAIAALLITLYPRMPTGPNDNRCHLQAFRHLYVLATEARWVQTVDVDTGLPVYAPLDVTIRETEHYAESSFCEVTPCLLPERAILKRIRVCGPRYWPQVIDFAPEDKPWWNFGDKNNPFNSGVLYIKRKVGACSYVDDPIGCQSLLSRAMHKVFGLTSSKASDTISDIHSGSSAATVDQLVSTFSSDPSLIAFAQLCCDPSWYSRSDADFKEFCLQVLFECVSKDRPALLQVYLSLYTTVESMVGQVTTGAVVFGDSLSISAFKLALTYIEALMTQKLSAPKGGIIQSTFVGSLRKQVEELLNGSQELRDDFHKYLKLGTWPNGESQDKRSILLSWFLHWYDVPTSSAIKFAIDRVKPKLMSSSSVPLLHLCFPRTHINVISEIYRCFSS; this comes from the exons ATGGAGAAAATGTCGTCGAGCATTGGCGTCCGTCAATTAACGGTGCTCGGGGAGTTCAAGCCGTTCGGTCTAATCGCCGAAGCACTTGACGGAAAAGTCGCCGACGACGCTGTCACCGACAAGTACGAATATTTCCTGTTCGATCCTGAAATCACGCGTGACACAGACGTCGAAGATAGTTGCGACGAGGTCTCTTCCGCCTTGACCAGTTGCGGCGATAACGAGCTCTTCATCCGAGGCAACCG GATTATTTGGTCGACTGGTGCAAGAGTGTTTAAGAGATTTACCTTGCGGTCACCGGTTGTTAAG gTGTGCTGGTGTCGCATGGGTCATACAGCTGAGGCTCTTCTATGTATATTACAAATTGATTGTTTGACAATCTATAATAACTCTG GTGAAGTAGTATCACCACCACTTTCTCGTGCTGTTTCATCTATATGGCCTCTTCCATTTGGTTTATTACTCCAGCAGGAAGTTGAGGGAAATATACCATCACGTGCACCTTTTTCATCTACAAGCCCTTTGATTGGTGCTCGTGATATGTTTACTGCACCTAATCATATGCAAAAGGGGGAAGGAAATGCAGTATGTTCACATCTGATCCTGATGGATCCATTAGATGAACAAGAA CCGATATTTATTGAAGATCGAGGGAAATCAAACGTAATGAAGGAATATGATGAAAAGACAATTTGGACAAGTGATCGAGTGCCGCTTATGGCATCCTATAATAAAG GAAAGATGCAGCACTCATTATGGGTTGCAGAAATTATCAATTCTAACTTTGATGAGGCAACTGCTTGTTCATCAAATGTAAACCCTATGGGAGTATTACCCAAACACGTGTCCTTTCGTAGAATATGGCATGGAAAGGGAGCTCAAATGGCTGCTTGTAAG GTCTTCATGGCCACTAATGATGATGCAACTCCTCTTGTCTGCTTCTTTCACCAAGAACAAAGAAAGTTGTTGTCTGTTGGGCTTCAGAGTGTTGAGATAAATAATGAGATTGTGTTTGATGTTAAACCTGACATGAGCTGGATCATAGATGCGGTTGCAGCTGCACCTGTGACTGTAACTCGCCCCAG GGTCAAAGTTGGACTACTTCCTTATTCAGATATCATTGTTTTGGCACCGGATAATGTTCTGCTTCTCTAT TCTGGGAGGCAATGTCTGTGTCGATATGTATTACCTTCTTGTTTAAATAAAGGTCAGCACTTGTATGATTTGAAGTTTCCAGAAACATCTTTTCCTAATGACTTAAAGATTAGTGGCCTGGCTGATGCTGTTGAGGGGCGGGTCAATGTAATAGTAAATAATAGGCAG ATGTTTAGATGTGCATTACGACAAAGTCCTTCATCATTATTAGCTAATGACTGCATCACTGCACTTGCTGAGGGGCTTAGTTCTAGTTTCTACAGACATTTTCTTGGTGTTCTCTGGAGAGATGGTGATCCTGCTCATTTATCGGAGGCGAAATCTAGTGTTGATTCAGAATGGGACTCTTTTTGTCATGTGATTATGCAACTGTGCAGAAAATCTAACGATACATCCCAAAAGTGTTCTGGTTCAGTGGCACACTCTGCTTGGGACTTCCTTCTCAATAGCCAATTTCATAATAACTTCTGTAAATTAAACTCCATGTTTGGAACATCGGGTGCGGCATCACTTGATcagaaaaaatcaaatttctctaAATCACTTGTGGACAGTAGAGAGAGTTATGAAAAGCCATTTTATTCGGATCTGCTAGTAGAAAGCCTGGACTCTCTTCATGCATTGTATGAGAACCTGAAATTTGACAATCTTCGGAAGAG GGACTTGGAGCTTCTAGCAATTCTGTTATGCAACATTGCTGaatttcttggtgaagacaattACTTAGACCACTATATTCGAGATTTCCCTGGCCTCTGTAAAAAGTTTATGCTGTCTAGACCCACAAGTTCCCATAAAATTTGTCCAAGTTTGTTCAGATGGCTTGAGAACTGCTTGCAACATGGATGCAATTATACCAATATTTGTGATCTTCCGCCTTTAGTCCGTAGAGATGCAAGTTCTGTGGTTAGCTTGGCCCGACAAATAGTTTCCTTTTATAGTATATTATCTGGTGCAGAATTGCAAGGGAAGAATCTTTCTTCTGGGGTTCACTGTAACATTTCCATGGGATCACATGGTTCAAAGGAGGAGCTTACTGTTTTAGCAATGGTTGGTGAAAGGTTTGGACTTCAACAGTTGGACTCACTTCCATCTGGCATATCACTTCCACTTCGTCAT GTTAGACGCCTTTTATGTTCTTCAAGGCCTGTGGCAATTCAAACATCTGTCAGTCATAGTGCGTCTGATCAGGACCTCCAGCAG GCTCAATTGTGGCATCTTGCTCAAAGGACCACTTCACTTCCTCTTGGACGTGGGGCATTCACTCTTGCAACTATATACACACTATTAACTGAG GCGTTTACAGTTCCCAAGCTTGTACTGGCTGGTCGGTTGCCTGCTCAACAGAATGCGACT GTTAATCTCGACCCCAACATCAGGAACATACAAGAACTCAAGTCTTGGCCTGAATTTCATAATGCTGTTGCTGCTGGACTTAGACTAGCGCCCCTTCAG GGAAGAATGTCAAGAACGTGGATAATATATAACAAGCCTGAGGAACCAAACTCTGTTCATGCTGGACTTCTTCTTGCCCTTGGATTGCATGGGCATCTACGTGTATTAAGTATTACTGACATTTACCAGTATTTTAATCAG GAGCATGAAAGTACTACTGTAGGATTAATGCTTGGTCTAGCAGCTTCTTACAGAGGTACCATGCAACCAGCAATATCAAAG AGTCTTTACATTCACATTCCTGGACGTCATCCTTCTTCTTATCCAGAGTTAGAGCTTCCAACCCTGCTGCAG TCAGCAGCTTTAATGTCTCTTGGGATTTTATATGAAGGTTCTGCTCATCCACAAACAATGCAGGCTTTATTG GGTGAAATTGGGCGCAGAAGTGGGGGTGATAATGTTCTTGAGCGAGAGGGTCATGCCGTTTCTGCTGGATTTGCACTGGGCCTTGTTGCACTGG GACATGGAGAAGATACACTCGGTTTCATCAACACTTTCGTGAATCGTCTGTTTCTTTACATTGGTGGCAAAGTTCAAAAT GAGAGATCTCATTTTTCGACAAACTCAATGGATGAAAATCGTGGCTCTGCACAG ATGATGGATGGGACAACTATCAATATTGATGTAACTGCACCAGGAGCCACCGTTGCCCTTGCTTTAATGTTTCTGAAG ACAGAATCCGAGGCAATTGTGTCTAGGTTGCCAATTCCCAGTACATATTTTGATTTGCAATATGTGAGGCCCGACTTCATAATGCTTCGTGTCATTGCTCGAAATTTGATAATGTGGAGCAG GGTACATCCGTCAAAAGACTGGGTGTTATCTCAAATTCCTCAGGTTGTCAAATGTGGTGTAGAGGGTCTCggaggtgatggtgatggtgatgatgtTGATGATATGGATGCTGAGGCTTTCGTACAGGCTTATGTTAACGTAGTGGCTGGAGCCTGTATATCTCTTG GGCTGGTGTTTGCTGGAACAAGAAATGGAAATGCACAGGAATTACTTTATGAATTTGCTATATACTTTCTGAATGAG aTCAAGCCTGTTTCCCCTACAAGTAGTGGAAAGGTTTTCCCAAAGGGGCTGTCTCGCTACATAGATCGGGTCACATTGGAAACATGCCTTCATCTGATTGTGCTTTCTTTATCTGTG GTTATGGCTGGGTCTGGACACTTGCAGACATTTCGATTGTTGAGATTTCTAAGGAGCAGAAACTGTGCAGATGGGCAATCTAGTTATGGTATTCAGATGGCA GTAAGCTTAGCTACTGGTTTCTTGTTTCTTGGTGGTGGAATGCGAACATTTTCGACAAACAACAGTGCCATAGCAGCCTTGCTCATTACTCTATATCCACGCATGCCCACTGGTCCGAATGATAACAGATGCCACCTTCAG GCATTTCGGCATCTCTATGTGCTTGCTACAGAGGCACGATGGGTTCAAACCGTTGATGTTGACACAGGTCTGCCTGTTTATGCTCCTCTTGACGTCACAATCAGAGAAACTGAACATTATGCTGAATCAAGCTTTTGTGAGGTTACTCCTTGCCTTCTTCCAGAAAGAGCTATT TTGAAAAGAATACGTGTTTGTGGGCCTCGCTACTGGCCTCAAGTAATAGACTTTGCCCCTGAAG ATAAACCTTGGTGGAATTTTGGTGACAAGAATAATCCATTTAATTCTGGTGTTCTGTATATCAAAAGAAAAGTTGGAGCCTGTTCATATGTTGATGATCCCATTGGGTGCCAGTCGCTCTTGTCTCGTGCAATGCACAAG GTGTTTGGCTTGACAAGTTCAAAAGCATCTGATACAATCTCAGACATCCATAGTGGATCTAGTGCTGCCACAGTTGATCAGTTGGTCAGTACCTTCTCATCTGATCCCAGTTTGATTGCTTTTGCACAACTCTGTTGTGACCCCTCTTGGTATAGCAG ATCCGATGCTGATTTCAAGGAATTTTGTTTGCAAGTATTATTTGAGTGTGTGAGCAAGGATAGACCAGCTCTTTTACAG GTATATTTATCATTGTACACAACTGTTGAATCAATGGTTGGCCAAGTTACTACTGGTGCTGTTGTTTTTGGGGACTCACTATCTATATCTGCTTTTAAG CTTGCGCTGACTTATATTGAGGCGTTGATGACTCAGAAATTATCTGCTCCAAAAGGAGGAATCATACAATCAACATTTGTAGGTTCTCTTAGGAAGCAGGTGGAAGAGCTCCTAAATGGTTCTCAGGAGTTGAGGGATGATTttcataaatatttaaaattgggGACATGGCCTAATGGGGAATCCCAAGATAAACGTTCGATACTACTTTCTTGGTTCCTTCATTGGTATGATGTTCCAACTTCATCTGCAATCAAGTTTGCCATTGACAGGGTCAAGCCTAAGCTAATGTCTTCATCTTCGGTTCCGTTGTTGCATCTTTGTTTTCCCAGAACTCATATCAACGTCATTAGTGAAATATATAGATGCTTTTCATCGTAG